From the genome of Bos taurus isolate L1 Dominette 01449 registration number 42190680 breed Hereford chromosome 2, ARS-UCD2.0, whole genome shotgun sequence, one region includes:
- the LOC107132260 gene encoding dynein light chain 2, cytoplasmic-like, translated as MRQGFRCDPLSGVSLASPSPRRLLQSASPCSLVTIGDRKAEIKNADMSKEMQQDLVERATQALERYNIEKDIAACIKEFNKKYNPTWRCIVGRNFGSYVTRETKHFIFLGQVAILLFKSG; from the coding sequence ATGCGCCAAGGCTTCCGTTGTGACCCCCTCTCTGGTGTGAGCCtcgccagcccctcccccaggagaCTGTTGCAATCGGCCAGCCCCTGCTCCTTGGTAACCATAGGTGACCGAAAGGCTGAGATCAAGAACGCCGATATGTCTAAGGAGATGCAACAGGACTTGGTGGAGCGTGCTACTCAGGCATTGGAGAGATATAATATAGAGAAGGACATTGCGGCCTGTATCAAGGAGTTCAACAAGAAGTACAACCCCACCTGGCGCTGCATCGTGGGGAGGAACTTCGGTAGTTACGTGACACGTGAAACCAAacactttatcttcttgggccaAGTGGCCATTCTCCTGTTCAAATCTGGTTAA